The Paenarthrobacter aurescens region CCTTGGCCTGCCACTCGGCAACTTCACTGTCCGGACGGTAGCGGGTGGCGTCGTCGGCGTTGGTGTGTGCCTGCATGCGGTATGTGTGGGCTTCGATCAGCAGCGGGCCGGAGCCTTCGCGGGCCAGTTTCACGGCCCGGTCCATCACGGCGAGCAGCGCCACGAGGTCGTTGCCGTCAACGCGCTCACCGGCCATGCCGTAGCCAACAGCCTTGTGGGCCAGCGACGGAGCAACGGACTGGTGGCTGAGCGGTACGGAGATGGCGTACTTGTTGTTCTGCACGAAGAAGATCACGGGCAGGTGGAACACGGCGGCGAAGTTCAGGGCTTCGTGGAAGTCGCCTTCGCTGGTGGCGCCGTCGCCGCACATGGCCATGACCACGGTGTTTTCGCCGCGCAGTTTTGCTGCGTGGGCCACGCCGACGGCGTGCAGCAGTTGGGTGGTGAGCGGGGTGCACTGGATGCCCACGTTGTGCTCTTTGGGATCGTATCCGCCGTGCCAGTCGCCGCGGAAAATGGTCATCACCTCAACGGGGTCCACCCCGCGGGTCATGACAGCGACGGCGTCACGGTAGGTGGGGAACAGCCAGTCACCTTCGCTGAGGCACATGGCAGCTGCAACCTGGCAGGCTTCCTGGCCGTGGCTTGAGGGGTAGACGGCCATGCGGCCCTGCCGGACCAGCGCAGAGTTCTGATCGTTGACGCGACGTCCGACGACGAGCTGCTCGTACGCGGCCATCAGTTCGGAGTCGCCGGGTGTGGGGTATTCGTGGCCGGGTTCGGTGCCTTGCTCGTCATGGGAGCGGAGGGTGCCGTCCGGGTTCACCATTTGAATCTGGTGCCGGGCGGGGAGCATGTAGTCCTCAACGCTGATGCCGAATTTTGTCCGAACGTCAGCAGCTTGGTCCTCTACAGCCGTTTCCGGCGCAGAGTGATCTGCGTGGATCGTCATTGGTCCGTCCTTCTCTAGCCACTATGTGCTTCCAGTATGTTCCCCGGGCTTGTTTCGTATCCAGCTTTCGGCCAAATCATGGAAGCCCTTGCCTAAACTGGGTACTCTGAAAGACGAATTGCAATTGTGAGCTGGGTAACGTGCCCGTGCTGTAGACGAATTGGAGCCTGCTTTGAGTGAGACGGAGGCCGAGCAAACCACGGTGCCCCTGGACAGTGTGGACCGGGACATCATCCGCGAGCTGACCACTGACGGGCGCATGTCCATCACGCAGGTGGCGGAGAACGTCCACATCAGCCGCGCCCACGCTTACTCCAGGATCGCCCGGCTCACCGGTGAGGGCGTGCTGACCAAGTTCACGGCATTGGTGGATCCCATCAAGGCTGGCCTGCGGTCCTCCGCGTATGTGACGTTGAAGGTTCAGCAGCATTCGTGGCGCGAATTGAAGGAACAGCTGCGCGCCATCCCGGAGATCCATCACATTGCTTTGGTGGGCGGCGACTTCGACGTCATCCTTCTGGTCCGTGCCACGGACAACATTCACCTGCGCCGCGTGATCTTTGATCAACTGCAATCCATGGACGGGATCCTGGATACCCAAACTTTCCTGGTGTTCGAGGACGTAGACACCCGGTGACGGTCAAACGAAAGCTCGCCTGGACGCTGGTGGCCAGCGTCTTGGCGGCTCTGTTGTGGCTGATTGCTGCTTTCCAGCTCTTTCACAATCCGCCTCAGGCCACTCCCCAGAGGACCGATGCCATTGTGGTTCTGGGCGGTATGAGCAGCGAACGGCTCCCGGTTGGCCTCGCCTTGCGGGAGCAGCTGGGCATCAAGGACCTGGTGGTTGTCACCACTGGCTTGCCCGCCAACGCCGGCTCGGATGAGTTTTGTGAAGCGCACGACGGCGTTGCTCACCTTGACTGCTTCCGTCCGGATCCGCTGAACACCAGGGGCGAGGCCTCTAGGTTGCGGGATCTTGCCGCCGAGCGCGGATGGGAGTCCCTGACTGTTGTAACGTCCGATTATCACGTCCAACGGGCCGGCACTCTGATGAAGCAGTGCATCGCTGCCGACGTATATATGGTGGGCACCGAACCGGAGCTCTCCCCCGTGGGCTGGGTGCGGAGATTTGTGGTGGAAACCGGTGGTCTTTTGGACGTGTGGATCCGGCCTGAATGCTAAGTGTTCTGCGGCTGCTGGTAGGGCGAAAGCAAGTAGTGTCGTGTCCTTACTGAAGAAAAACGAGTACCCACTACTCTTACCCTCGTCTTGTCTAAAGGGCCAGCATGACAGGCATGACTACCTACATTGTTGAACCAGGCGCACTTGTCCACCGTTGCCAATGCTGCGGGGAACTCGCAGATCGGCTCTTTTGCGAAGATTGCCAGCCGCACGTCAGGAACAACGGCAAGGTCTAAGCACTAATTTTGCAATGCTCAGGTGTCTCCGATGCATATGCAAACTCACCCGGGCGTCAGGCCTTCCCGTCGACCCTCGCTGCATGACTGGGACAGAGGCCCCTAATCCGCGTCCTGAAACCAGCGGTTGTCCGTCAACCATTCGTCCCGGCATTCCTTCCGGATGCTGACCAAATCTCTGGAACGGCTCGACACACGGGCTCCCACGTGGCTGATCGGCTCGTAGCAAAGGCGTCTGATTCTGCCGAGGGAGCGATGCTCCGTTAGGATGACTTTGGTCTTTGCCTTACACCAGCTCGCTCTTTGGGGGATATATCGTGCACAGGATTATGCCAATTTTCGGCACCCGCCCGGAAGCCATCAAAATGGCTCCCATTGTCCGCGCTTTGCAGGAATCAGAGCATCTTCACTGTGTCGTCACGGTAACAGGTCAACACCGCGAGATGCTTGACCAGGTGAACGAACTCTTTGGAATCACGCCTGATCACGATCTTAACATTCTTCAGCCGGGCCAATCACTGACCGACATCATGACGCGAACAATGAGTGGCCTTGACACTCTATTCGCCCGCGAGAAGCCAGACGCAGTGGTTGTCCAAGGTGACACGACTACATCTACCGCAGGTGCTATCGCTGCCTTTTACCACGGCATTCCCGTAGTCCACGTGGAAGCAGGTCTGCGAAGCGGCAATCTCCTTTCCCCATTCCCAGAGGAGGCAAACCGTAAAATCACTAGTCAAATTGCCTCATTGCACCTCGCACCCACCAGCACCAGCCGCGCCAATCTCCTGGCTGAGGGCGTGCCCGCAGAAGACATCGTGGTGACAGGAAATTCCGTCATTGATGCATTGCTGACGACCGTCAATAAGAAGGTTCCTTTCTTGGACCCTAGCCTGGAAGAACTTGCAGATAGCGGGCAGAAAATCCTTCTGGTGACAACGCACCGACGCGAAAATCAAGGCGATGCCATGCGAGGCGTCGGCAGAGCGTTGGCCCGTATTGCCGACTCTAATCCAGACCTGGTTATCGTCCTTCCTGTGCACAAGAACCCACTTGTCCGCGAAGCCGTCCTACCAGCCATTTCAGCAAAGCAAAACGTGCTTGTCACAGAGCCTTTGGCTTACGGTGAGTTCACTCGCATGCTGTCCCTTGCCCACATCGTCCTAACCGACTCCGGCGGAGTGCAAGAAGAGGCTCCGAGTTTGGGCAAGCCGGTGCTTGTCATGAGAGACAACACAGAGCGCCCCGAAGCCGTCATAGCAGGCACAGTGTCTCTGATTGGTACTGATGAGGAACGTATCGTGAATGAAGTTTCGCGACTCTTGAAAGATCCTGAGCACTTTTTGGCCATGGCCAACGCTGTCAATCCTTACGGCGACGGTCGCGCGTCGGTCCGCACCGTCGCAGCTATAGCAGAGTTGCTGGGCGTTGGGCAACGAGTGGAAGAGTTCCGTATGTCCGTGGCGGTCTGAACACACTGGTCACGGCATCTCCGGCTTCCAATCACTCGCGCAACTTTGAGGATGACGACTTAGCTCGTCGATGCTATTCGCAAGCGTGCCCTCAACTGTCACCCTTGCGAATAGCAGCAGGCACATAAACTCGCGCCCCGTCCACCTATCCGGCCCTGTGTCTTCCTTTCGGTCGGGAAGCACAATACACGGCAACCAATAGCAAACTTCGGAGACATTCTGCCGCAACCACAATTCCCGCCATTTTGAAGGCGGTTACCTGACCGGCATATAGGACTCCCCCCAATATGGCAATCAGTTGCGTGGCGCTAATCCAAGCAAAAAAACGTTCCCGTCCGCTAAGCGAGAGAGCGCTGCCGACGGAACTGGTAAGAGCATTGACAAAGGAGGCAACGGTCAGCAGCAGGCTTGGCAGCCAAAGTGCGCTGTACTCGGGGCCCAGCACAGTACCAACCCACGCTGGGCCTGCCAGAACCAGTAAGATTGCCAGCACTCCAGGTATGAATGCAGATGCGACGGCGCTTGAAATGAGAAGGCTCAGGGTCTCCTTTCGACGGTGGGCCTGCAGGTTTGAAGACAGTTTTGGCATGACTGCCGTTGACACTGCACTAACGCTTACAGAACCAGCCGCTTGAAACCGCTGGGCAATGTCGTACTCTCCAGCCATCCGAGCCGATGCTGCGCCAACGAAGAAAATCGGTGATCTGACAGCAAGCGCGGTTAGCGATGAACCAATAGCGATGACAAAAGCTGACTTCCACCGAATCTTGGGCACAGCAACACGGCCCTTCATCACTGGGCGCAACGCAGATACACCGAAGAGCGCTGTTATCGACAGGACCGCTAACCCCTGACCGAGCAGAAACCCATCGGTGCTGTCACGGGGCGAGAGAACGGCGGCAACTATCCCAGCTGCAGGAAGGGCAAGAGACTCGCATATCTGTCCAAATAAAGAACGTCCTCGTGCTACCAAGCTGACGAACCACAATCTTTGAAGTGCCGAAGCTGCGCACGCAATTGCCAAAACAGGAAGTAACACGCCGGATGCACCCCAAGCTACGGTAGCGACTCCCCAGATCAAGACAGCAACCGAGGCTACAGAGCCCCAGATCGCTGTCAGAGCGCGCGTATCCCGTAACGCCACACTCGCTATAAAGGAACCCGAAAGATCACTGTTTGGGTCGGTTGAATCCTTAAGGCCTAAAACCTCAAGACCCAGCGGTCCGGCCACACGAAATATTACAATTGCGCTCCAGAAGATTCCGTTGATTCCTACAACTTCGAGCCCAAAAAGGTACGCCACTGTGGCCACTTGAAGAATTAGCAGCAATGCACCGCCTATGCGGATAGCGAAAAGGCCGGCGGCGCGCCCCAATAGGGAAGGTATTTTCATCCGCCGTCAGTGGCTTTGGAAGACTCAAGAGGTACGGCCAACGGCGCAATCATCGTAACCCCCGGCGCAACGTCTTTAACCACCAAGGCATTGGGGCCAATCTTTGCATCGTCCCCAACCCTGACCTTGCCAACGACCTTGGCACCAGGAAACAATTTGACCCGATTTCCAATGTTCGGAATAGCGCCTGCAACTGATCGCCCCCCTATAACGACCCCAGGGGAAATAAGGCAGTCATTCCCAATGACTGCGCTGGCGTGGACAACAACTCCAGAACCTCCGTAGGCCAATTTG contains the following coding sequences:
- the pdhA gene encoding pyruvate dehydrogenase (acetyl-transferring) E1 component subunit alpha, with translation MTIHADHSAPETAVEDQAADVRTKFGISVEDYMLPARHQIQMVNPDGTLRSHDEQGTEPGHEYPTPGDSELMAAYEQLVVGRRVNDQNSALVRQGRMAVYPSSHGQEACQVAAAMCLSEGDWLFPTYRDAVAVMTRGVDPVEVMTIFRGDWHGGYDPKEHNVGIQCTPLTTQLLHAVGVAHAAKLRGENTVVMAMCGDGATSEGDFHEALNFAAVFHLPVIFFVQNNKYAISVPLSHQSVAPSLAHKAVGYGMAGERVDGNDLVALLAVMDRAVKLAREGSGPLLIEAHTYRMQAHTNADDATRYRPDSEVAEWQAKDPLARMKSYLTDKGLLDSAANERIAAHAEAVATQLREGLGEDVPVQPLDLFKYVFAKQTPQLKEQSELLASELARAESAGATHNTGTESAK
- a CDS encoding Lrp/AsnC family transcriptional regulator yields the protein MSETEAEQTTVPLDSVDRDIIRELTTDGRMSITQVAENVHISRAHAYSRIARLTGEGVLTKFTALVDPIKAGLRSSAYVTLKVQQHSWRELKEQLRAIPEIHHIALVGGDFDVILLVRATDNIHLRRVIFDQLQSMDGILDTQTFLVFEDVDTR
- a CDS encoding YdcF family protein yields the protein MTVKRKLAWTLVASVLAALLWLIAAFQLFHNPPQATPQRTDAIVVLGGMSSERLPVGLALREQLGIKDLVVVTTGLPANAGSDEFCEAHDGVAHLDCFRPDPLNTRGEASRLRDLAAERGWESLTVVTSDYHVQRAGTLMKQCIAADVYMVGTEPELSPVGWVRRFVVETGGLLDVWIRPEC
- the wecB gene encoding non-hydrolyzing UDP-N-acetylglucosamine 2-epimerase yields the protein MPIFGTRPEAIKMAPIVRALQESEHLHCVVTVTGQHREMLDQVNELFGITPDHDLNILQPGQSLTDIMTRTMSGLDTLFAREKPDAVVVQGDTTTSTAGAIAAFYHGIPVVHVEAGLRSGNLLSPFPEEANRKITSQIASLHLAPTSTSRANLLAEGVPAEDIVVTGNSVIDALLTTVNKKVPFLDPSLEELADSGQKILLVTTHRRENQGDAMRGVGRALARIADSNPDLVIVLPVHKNPLVREAVLPAISAKQNVLVTEPLAYGEFTRMLSLAHIVLTDSGGVQEEAPSLGKPVLVMRDNTERPEAVIAGTVSLIGTDEERIVNEVSRLLKDPEHFLAMANAVNPYGDGRASVRTVAAIAELLGVGQRVEEFRMSVAV
- a CDS encoding serine O-acetyltransferase; protein product: MYLLFYRLGNSFHRRGIPILPKICTLLGQVVFGAYVPSTCTIGSGTKLAYGGSGVVVHASAVIGNDCLISPGVVIGGRSVAGAIPNIGNRVKLFPGAKVVGKVRVGDDAKIGPNALVVKDVAPGVTMIAPLAVPLESSKATDGG